A section of the Deltaproteobacteria bacterium genome encodes:
- a CDS encoding lycopene cyclase family protein, translated as MSKNVVIIGGGAGGASVAAEAKRIDPSLSVTLVEGGPYTSVAA; from the coding sequence ATGAGTAAAAATGTGGTAATTATTGGCGGTGGCGCAGGCGGCGCTTCAGTCGCCGCGGAAGCAAAACGGATTGATCCATCCCTGTCTGTTACTCTTGTCGAAGGCGGCCCGTATACTTCGGTCGCCGCTTGA